A genome region from Triticum aestivum cultivar Chinese Spring chromosome 2B, IWGSC CS RefSeq v2.1, whole genome shotgun sequence includes the following:
- the LOC123046188 gene encoding poly(U)-specific endoribonuclease-B isoform X1: MEGLIKGLAKAAIDALDGGDDQRERGEDRDEAPRRHRPARDAEAEEDEEGCEQRDRSTWAEVVSEKKGSEPEEKRRGPRPSRREERREDEGWERTEGRKQQQHHPSAHGGSHSQYQGEGRISDGGSRLPHQQAPAHRRQQQEGEETNDEGWETVGEKKHHGRPQQCEAWNAYKRPPSEQEYSEDFGQIHHGLNVEPTREELNSLTEACSRLWELDMNRLVPGKDYRIECGEGKKVYQKDDMSSENLFSWLGDDVLTKPTYSRFCALLDNYNPHQGYKEVVTQQDKHEEAAFIEEIARTASIKYLHRYLVLKGVVSQDYDDFKAMLTSLWFNLYGRCGNSSCSSAFEHVFVGEIKEQRQGETEVSGFHNWIQFYLEEAKGNVDYQGYIFPRRRGESPDSETQLLTVQFEWHGVLKSVSSSLIGVSPEFELALYTLCFFMGGEDNRVDIGPYTVNVKCYRMGNNKIGSVFPIAEN; the protein is encoded by the exons ATGGAGGGGCTCATCAAGGGTTTGGCCAAAGCGGCGATCGACGCCTTGGACGGCGGCGATGACCAGCGGGAGCGGGGCGAAGACCGCGACGAGGCGCCGAGGAGGCACCGCCCCGCGCGGGACGCCGAggcggaggaggatgaggagggctGCGAGCAGCGGGACCGCTCGACGTGGGCCGAG GTGGTCTCCGAGAAGAAGGGCAGCGAGCCGGAGGAGAAGCGCCGGGGTCCTCGGCCCTCCAGGCGG gaggagaggagggaggacgagGGCTGGGAGAGGACGGAGGGCcggaagcagcagcagcatcatcCATCTGCGCATGGTGGATCTCACAGCCAG TACCAGGGAGAGGGCAGGATTAGTGATGGTGGTAGCAGGCTACCGCACCAGCAGGCGCCAGCACACAGGAGGCAACAGCAG GAGGGAGAAGAAACAAATGATGAAGGTTGGGAAACTGTAGGGGAGAAAAAGCACCATGGAAGACCACAACAG TGTGAAGCATGGAACGCATACAAAAGGCCACCATCTGAACAAGAGTACTCTGAAGATTTTGGTCAGATCCACCATGGCTTAAATGTAGAGCCTACCAGGGAGGAGCTCAATAGCTTGACGGAAGCATGTAGCCGGTTGTGGGAGCTTGATATGAACCGTCTTGTTCCTGGTAAGGACTACAGAATTGAATGTGGAGAGGGAAAGAAGGTTTATCAGAAGGATGATATGTCATCTGAAAACCTATTCAGCTGGCTAGGCGATGATGTGCTCACCAAGCCCACCTACTCTCGCTTCTGCGCGCTTCTTGACAATTACAACCCACACCAAGGGTACAAAGAAGTTGTTACTCAGCAGGACAAGCACGAAGAAGCAGCATTTATTGAAGAGATTGCCCGGACAGCGTCGATTAAGTACTTGCACCGGTATTTAGTGCTGAAGGGAGTCGTATCCCAAGACTATGATGATTTCAAGGCAATGCTGACATCCCTTTGGTTTAATTTGTATGGAAGATGTGGCAACTCTAGCTGCTCTTCTGCATTTGAGCATGTGTTTGTTGGTGAGATAAAGGAACAGAGACAAGGAGAGACCGAGGTCTCAGGATTCCATAACTGGATTCAG TTTTATCTGGAAGAAGCCAAGGGAAATGTGGACTACCAAGGTTacatattcccaagacggcgtggGGAATCA CCTGATTCGGAGACACAGTTACTGACCGTTCAGTTTGAGTGGCATGGTGTGCTGAAATCAGTATCAAGCTCTTTGATTGGTGTTAGCCCCGAGTTCGAGCTGGCACTCTACACACTGTGCTTCTTTATGGGAGGGGAGGATAACCGCGTCGATATCGGCCCGTACACCGTGAACGTCAAGTGCTATCGTATGGGTAACAACAAGATTGGATCAGTCTTTCCCATTGCTGAGAACTGA
- the LOC123046188 gene encoding poly(U)-specific endoribonuclease-B isoform X2, whose product MEGLIKGLAKAAIDALDGGDDQRERGEDRDEAPRRHRPARDAEAEEDEEGCEQRDRSTWAEVVSEKKGSEPEEKRRGPRPSRREERREDEGWERTEGRKQQQHHPSAHGGSHSQGEGRISDGGSRLPHQQAPAHRRQQQEGEETNDEGWETVGEKKHHGRPQQCEAWNAYKRPPSEQEYSEDFGQIHHGLNVEPTREELNSLTEACSRLWELDMNRLVPGKDYRIECGEGKKVYQKDDMSSENLFSWLGDDVLTKPTYSRFCALLDNYNPHQGYKEVVTQQDKHEEAAFIEEIARTASIKYLHRYLVLKGVVSQDYDDFKAMLTSLWFNLYGRCGNSSCSSAFEHVFVGEIKEQRQGETEVSGFHNWIQFYLEEAKGNVDYQGYIFPRRRGESPDSETQLLTVQFEWHGVLKSVSSSLIGVSPEFELALYTLCFFMGGEDNRVDIGPYTVNVKCYRMGNNKIGSVFPIAEN is encoded by the exons ATGGAGGGGCTCATCAAGGGTTTGGCCAAAGCGGCGATCGACGCCTTGGACGGCGGCGATGACCAGCGGGAGCGGGGCGAAGACCGCGACGAGGCGCCGAGGAGGCACCGCCCCGCGCGGGACGCCGAggcggaggaggatgaggagggctGCGAGCAGCGGGACCGCTCGACGTGGGCCGAG GTGGTCTCCGAGAAGAAGGGCAGCGAGCCGGAGGAGAAGCGCCGGGGTCCTCGGCCCTCCAGGCGG gaggagaggagggaggacgagGGCTGGGAGAGGACGGAGGGCcggaagcagcagcagcatcatcCATCTGCGCATGGTGGATCTCACAGCCAG GGAGAGGGCAGGATTAGTGATGGTGGTAGCAGGCTACCGCACCAGCAGGCGCCAGCACACAGGAGGCAACAGCAG GAGGGAGAAGAAACAAATGATGAAGGTTGGGAAACTGTAGGGGAGAAAAAGCACCATGGAAGACCACAACAG TGTGAAGCATGGAACGCATACAAAAGGCCACCATCTGAACAAGAGTACTCTGAAGATTTTGGTCAGATCCACCATGGCTTAAATGTAGAGCCTACCAGGGAGGAGCTCAATAGCTTGACGGAAGCATGTAGCCGGTTGTGGGAGCTTGATATGAACCGTCTTGTTCCTGGTAAGGACTACAGAATTGAATGTGGAGAGGGAAAGAAGGTTTATCAGAAGGATGATATGTCATCTGAAAACCTATTCAGCTGGCTAGGCGATGATGTGCTCACCAAGCCCACCTACTCTCGCTTCTGCGCGCTTCTTGACAATTACAACCCACACCAAGGGTACAAAGAAGTTGTTACTCAGCAGGACAAGCACGAAGAAGCAGCATTTATTGAAGAGATTGCCCGGACAGCGTCGATTAAGTACTTGCACCGGTATTTAGTGCTGAAGGGAGTCGTATCCCAAGACTATGATGATTTCAAGGCAATGCTGACATCCCTTTGGTTTAATTTGTATGGAAGATGTGGCAACTCTAGCTGCTCTTCTGCATTTGAGCATGTGTTTGTTGGTGAGATAAAGGAACAGAGACAAGGAGAGACCGAGGTCTCAGGATTCCATAACTGGATTCAG TTTTATCTGGAAGAAGCCAAGGGAAATGTGGACTACCAAGGTTacatattcccaagacggcgtggGGAATCA CCTGATTCGGAGACACAGTTACTGACCGTTCAGTTTGAGTGGCATGGTGTGCTGAAATCAGTATCAAGCTCTTTGATTGGTGTTAGCCCCGAGTTCGAGCTGGCACTCTACACACTGTGCTTCTTTATGGGAGGGGAGGATAACCGCGTCGATATCGGCCCGTACACCGTGAACGTCAAGTGCTATCGTATGGGTAACAACAAGATTGGATCAGTCTTTCCCATTGCTGAGAACTGA
- the LOC123046189 gene encoding probable serine/threonine-protein kinase PBL19 has protein sequence MGCLCLFRDKWRRKRRPEKSAPASHSQAAAASYYAACTHDASVPAAAASTASPACSATATSTSDGSGTRPASSKSLGSSARSIPELYGERGAQSLLEFGLSELRGATANFSPLLMVGMGGFGCVYRGALRLPVGNPHGTAVAVKRLNPNGGQGHKEWLAEVQFLGIVEHPNLVKLVGYCATQTDQGPQRLLVYEFMPNKTLDDHLFNPEHPVLPWDVRLQVALGAAEGLLYLHEGLELQIIYRDFKAANILLDEEFRPKLSDFGLAREGPSEGQTHVSTVVMGTYGYAAPDYVQTGHLTTKSDVWSFGVVMYEILTARRSVEKKRPKNEQKLLEWVRRHPADSEQFSEIIDTRLEGRYSMRGAREIAKLANSCLAKYAKDRPTMVEVVERLKLAMQHKELDGHDVRSVEESLLLHEAPTTPPMEDEAAVSARRRMLHLAALGENANAHARRRLMLMRAAAPRTCTLSSLSS, from the exons ATGGGCTGTCTATGCCTATTCCGGGACAAATGGAGGCGCAAGAGACGGCCGGAGAAGTCGGCGCCGGCTTCCCATTCTCAGGCAGCCGCGGCCTCTTACTACGCCGCATGCACGCACGACGCGTCCGTACCAGCCGCCGCTGCCTCGACCGCGTCGCCGGCCTGCAGCGCTACTGCTACGAGCACATCCGACGGCTCAGGCACGCGGCCGGCGTCGAGCAAGTCCTTGGGCTCCTCCGCGCGGAGCATCCCGGAGCTGTACGGGGAAAGGGGCGCGCAAAGCCTGCTGGAGTTCGGCCTCAGCGAGCTCCGTGGCGCCACGGCCAACTTCAGCCCGCTGCTCATGGTCGGCATGGGCGGCTTCGGGTGCGTCTACAGGGGCGCCCTCCGCCTCCCTGTCGGGAACCCCCACGGCACCGCGGTCGCCGTCAAGAGGCTCAACCCCAACGGTGGCCAG GGACACAAGGAATGGCTGGCTGAGGTTCAGTTTCTCGGCATCGTGGAGCACCCGAACCTCGTCAAGCTCGTCGGCTACTGCGCAACACAGACCGATCAAGGGCCGCAGAGGCTTCTGGTCTATGAGTTCATGCCCAACAAGACGCTGGACGACCACCTGTTCAACCCAGAGCACCCTGTCCTTCCATGGGACGTCAGGTTGCAGGTAGCACTGGGTGCTGCTGAAGGGTTGCTCTATCTCCATGAGGGCCTTGAGCTTCAG ATTATATACCGCGACTTCAAGGCTGCAAACATACTGTTGGATGAGGAGTTCAGACCAAAACTGTCGGACTTCGGATTAGCAAGGGAGGGGCCATCAGAAGGTCAAACCCATGTGTCTACAGTG GTAATGGGAACCTACGGCTACGCAGCTCCAGACTATGTCCAGACGGGGCATCTCACCACCAAGAGCGACGTCTGGAGCTTCGGAGTGGTAATGTATGAAATCCTCACTGCTCGACGCTCGGTAGAGAAAAAACGCCCCAAGAACGAACAGAAGCTCCTGGAGTGGGTGAGGCGGCACCCAGCCGACAGCGAACAGTTCAGCGAGATCATCGACACAAGGCTTGAAGGAAGGTACTCCATGAGAGGAGCAAGAGAGATTGCCAAGCTGGCCAACAGCTGCCTTGCAAAGTATGCAAAGGACCGCCCCACAATGGTGGAGGTGGTTGAGAGGCTGAAGCTGGCAATGCAGCACAAGGAACTGGATGGTCACGATGTCCGTTCAGTGGAGGAAAGCTTGCTTCTTCATGAGGCACCAACGACACCACCTATGGAGGATGAGGCTGCGGTGTCGGCAAGGCGGCGGATGCTTCATTTGGCTGCCCTAGGTGAGAATGCAAATGCTCATGCAAGGAGAAGATTGATGCTCATGAGGGCAGCTGCTCCTCGGACGTGTACCCTGTCATCGTTGAGCTCTTGA